In the Pseudorca crassidens isolate mPseCra1 chromosome 21, mPseCra1.hap1, whole genome shotgun sequence genome, ATTCCTCAAGCCATATGTGCATCCTTATATTTTCTGATTCAGGACTGCTTTGCTAGAGAGTAAGTTTTTCAGAGGCAAACCCTAGACAAGTGTCTAAAGCAGCACAATGAATAAAGTGCACAGTACATACCGGGTGGCATCCTGCAATGTTCTGGGAACACTTCCAGGGCACTCTTCAATCTTTCAGTATCTTGCAAAAGTAACAGCGTTTTCATGTGATCCAGAATGAACACATCTGAGGAGGGCATGCTGTGAGTTTCAAGATATTTAAATAGCTCTCCACTGGTCTCCATGAAGACAGCCGAGTCCGAATCCTTGGAGACACCTAAACAAAGACAGGGTCACTTAGAAATGCATTTTTACTCTTACAAACTGAAGATAAGCTCTCACTTCCTAAAGAAAGCCTCAAACGTATATTTCTATTTAGAACGATGTGTTTGAGAGACAATCAGAACAGAACTTTGAGAAGCAAACCACAAAATACAACTGTTGAACCACAGTGGAAAGGTGGTGTGTTACGGGCACCGATCTCGTAAAGCAGCTCTGAGTGTTCCACGTACCGGAATCCACGCACGCAGCAGGGGAAACACACGAAACCAAGCCCTCCGATGGTGTCAGGCATCTACAAACAGCATGAAGCTGCTGGGCGGTTGGGATGCTTCAAGGAAGCCAAGGAGGCTGCCCCATGAGCACAGCGCTGTCCCCACTGCTGGCCGGCGGCAGGCCTACATCATGCTGAGGCCATTTCTGCACTATCCTGGTTGGTGTTCACAGGATGCCTAGAATCTGTGACTTCATGGTCTTTGTCAACTTTGAAAAACTCCCAGCTGCCACCTCTTACACGTCCCTTGTGCCCCAGTCCCATGGGTGAGGCTCCTTCGGGCCCAAGTGGCTGTTATGCTCCTTCTGTGTTTTCcatcctttcctctccctccttcactcTGGATACTTCCTTCAGCCTGCCTTGCAGTTACTAATTCTCTTTTATGCTGAATCTAATCTGCTGTCTGAACTCGTCTTTGAGTCCTTAATTTGTTATTATATTTCTCAGGTCTAGAATTTCCGTTTGATTATCCTAATAGATTCAAATTATCTGGTGAAAGTCTCCgcttttcaccttttttctccatcttctcctACTTCTTGGACATCTAGATCATAGCTATTTTAAGTCCCTTGTCTGGTAACATCAGCGTCTCCACCCCGTGGCCTCTTTCTGCTGCTCTTTTCCTCATGGTTTCGGTCGTATGGTCCAGTCTCTTGCTGTGTCTGACACACTCTTTTGAATGAACATGAAAATTGCAGGGTCTTGGCTAACGACATTTTCCTCCAGAGAGGGTCCCCGCTTGCCTCTGCTCGGCAGACAGAGAAGGGGCAGGCGACTGAACTGACCACAGGGTGGCTGCACGTCTGGCCGGCAGTTGTCCACCTGCACCTGAGCGCGTGGCCTGCGTGCTGCGCTGGAGGGTCAGGTTAGCCCTGCCTGCTTGGTCCCTCAGGACGCCACAAAGGCCGCCCTGCCATGTGGAAGAGGTCTGCCTGGTTGCCCTCCTCCCATCCCACAGTTCAGGGCTTGGCCAAGGTTTTGAGGGGGGACAAGCAGAGCTTTGCTCTGGTCTCTGACCCTCCTTTCTTACAGAGCTGGCCGACTCTGGGCCCTCCACTTTCCCCCCCAGACCTGTGAGACCACTGGGGCTCTGCTGGTTTGCCTGCTCTCCAGGCTGCACTGCCCCTTTCCCTGGACCCTTGCCCAAGCCCCTGTCCAAACTGGCAGACACCTTGAGGGAAGGAGGGCAGCAGCATTCTGGCTCACCCGGCCTGTGGTTCACCTCCTCTGGGATTTGTCACAAGGGCTTTTCCTCAGCAGCTCTTAAAACTCCAAGTACACTTTAAACTTCAGTCCTCCTTGGCAGGAGGGCTGTCTGCCACAAGCTACTCCCTCACGCAGAGAATGGATACTCTACTGAGATCTCTCTGAAGCCTACTTCTGTTCTGCAGTGTCTCCGCCACGTCCTCCTATTAGTCTCATGTGGATATTCGTTAAGGATGTTTTCAACTTAAGACAAAATGTGGATAAAcaagcaaaagaggaaaagggtcaATCTTGGTTAAAATGGACCCGTTAATCATGGTGTTTTCGCATCACTGTTTAAGTCCATCCCTTACCCCTCCAGTTATCACATAGGCAGTATTTCTCCATCTTGGTCATGCTGGAGGTTCGATGCACTAAGCCCACCACATCCCCTGAATCTCCCAGGGACGGATCAGAATGGTGGCAGTTATCCCAGCACTTCTGTTCTTGGCACCGAGCCAGCACCTGCTCCTTCCTGACCCTCAGGGCTGCTGTCTGTTAGGCTCCACACAAAGGTGAGGGATTATCACCCGTCAGAATAAATCCCAGGATAAACCTCAGCTCCTATATCAGTACAAACAGTGGTCCAATATGCTTactgaaaaatctcaaatcactAAGCCACACATTGGGGAAGCAAATCAATGTGTgtccgagagagagagagctgtgcTTCCTTCACGTCTCTACTAGCCGATGAAAATGAGCAAGAATTCATCAAAGTCTCCAACCTggatttatcttttctttaaacaTAGAGCTGAGAATAGCACCATATTCTGAAATTGGATCTTAGAGAAATGAGGATGATGAGACCACCCTCGTTTGGACCCACACCTCTAATGGGCGGGCTGTTTCCCCTGGTGAGCCTAGAGCAGGGGGCCAGCCCAGATCTTTGGTGGGATGAATTTAAATATTTGGATTTTTGCCTCAAAACTAATGACTTATTTTGaatactgaatatttttaatgttttatattttaaacatttaaatattttacatttgcttaATTTTCCAAAGAAGTAGATGCCATTATTCAAAAGAACAACAGGAAAAAACATaccatcataaaaataaatttcttgtgTTGACTTCAAAAAGTTCAGGATATCATCTGCCTTTTCATTGGTACTTTTAACTTCTTCCTTCCCGGCGTCTGTGGCTCCTTCCTCCTCGGCATCcgggccccctccctccccgtctGCGCCGTCCTCTCCATCACTCACTCTCATGTCGCCCTGCTCACTGCTGGTCTCCTCAGGCTGGTACATGAAGTTGACGCCAGAGACTCCTGTTAGTAAGCCAGctgctttcttccttttaatttgctgtttctttttcagtttcctttttttatttttgcttattgtGGGGCCATCTGTGTGGCTGTGGCTGTGTGGCTGCAATTTTTCTTGCAAAATACTCTGCTGTTTCTCTAATTCTGCTTGTTCTAGAGGAATGTTactgggatttttaaattttttctttgaattatgcTTTCTAATTCTTCTTCTCTTTGGTTGAGCCTGAAGATCCtgatctataaaaacaaaaattcaaatataacaattttctgtaaaatggaaccatAACAAACTTACTAGGCTAGATAAATTTTCCATTAGGATCTTGTAATTTTAgtagaaaaggaatttaaaatatttacttcagtGATTCTTAACTTTATACCAACAAAGTACACTGTTGAGGATACTAGGATTTACCATGAAGTAAATTAATAACCTACTTGTTCTTCCAAAAAAGGTGTATGTACGTGTAcgcgtatgtgtgtgtatgtgtatttactCAACATTGTTACAATCATGACATATGGTATGATTTTAAGGATGTAAGAGTTGTTGCAGTTTGATCGAGAGTAAAATTTCATGCCTGTGGTCTTGGGGAGAGAAACATGAATTCTCATGTTTTTTAAAGTGTCCTTTAGCACCTTCTAAAGAGTTACTTGTGTGTGAGGATGAGAAGCAAGCAGTGACGACCTGCCCATCCGAATCAGCAATGGGTCCCATATGAATGAAGACGACGTCTGGGCTCTCGGCAGGTAGGTGACATGGTCGAGATGTGGCAGTCACTGCCACGCAACAGACAAGGTCTGGAGTGGACGTGGGGTGGTAAGGCCTGCGGTGGACGTGGGGCCGTAAGGCCTGCGGTGGACGTGGGGCCTGAGAGGGACGACCCGCATGCCAATCCTGCCCCGTCCACCCCATCCCCGCACCCTCGTGGCAGTGCATGCCCGTCACATGCTCAGCACATGCCCGGTGCACGCCCAGCACACCCGCTGCTGCCCACACGCGCCCACCTGCTCCATCCCAGCCAACCAAGGACGGCGGTGCTGCCATCAACGCTCAGACGCTTCTTCTCAACAACCCTCACTTCTCACAGGTTCTCCTTAGGCCCACCACAGGTTATGGTGAGAAATCAAACACCATGCGTGAGACTTCTGAGACACTGTGCGTCACTACGTGGAATGAAGATCCCTCTCCCTGTAATTTGCACTCTAAGGCTTTGATCTGCTGCTGACGTCAGACAGAAGATGCCACGTGGTCCTTGCACTGTGTTTCCTGTGATGAGGGGCCTGAGACTCGGAACCCGCTGGTCACACCCTCTGATCCGTGGAGGGGGCTTCTTCTCTTGTTCTGGGCTCTGAGTCTATTTATGCAGCCAAACTCCCACCTGCGCATTTAAACAAGCGTCCACCCACCCCCCCCGGCCTGTGTGACACGGAAGGCCCCCTCCCCTGCAGCTTCGCGTCATCATCAAACCAGACACTGCCTCTGGATACGGGGAGCGTCCTCTCCTGACTCTGGAATGAGAGTCCTCGGTTTTCTCTTGATACACGTGACAACCAGGAGACCTGGTGCTGCCTGCAACTTGGCATGAAGCCCAAATTACTCCTCATAAAACCACGACGTGACACTGTCATACAGTCCCATACTTGgtacattttctctcttttctcaatCACCAGTGGATGACTGAACACAGcattttcctatttcatttgAAAGTTGATATTAACTGATTTTAGAGACCTGCTTAGTGTCGCTGACAGACACCTGATTCATGAGTATCTCTGAATAGCTGGCCCTTGAGCTGGTCTTGTAAAATATTAATGTTTGAAAAATGACCACTgcttatggaatttaaaaaattttccagattcagtttaaaaaaagaaaaaattacatttctccTCATTGGGGTCTATTCTTGCCTTTGTTGATTTGGAAAAACAGTCATGCATAGGATGCTTTATCAAGTCACAGTAAAGCCATCTGGGGAGCAGCGTGCAGTCATCTGGGGGCATCCTTACTGTCCACCAAGAGTGGCATCCGGAGAGCTGCTCTCATTTATTCCCCGATATCTCCGTTCTCCAGGCCCTTCCAGCCGAGCCAATTACTGACGTCATCCTCCGGTTCATCTCTCTTTGCAAGTGGTGAGAGCACAGCACGCATGCTGCCCTGTGAGGATGATTGTGCTATCAGCCTGCTACTCTAAAAGACTATAAAACAGGAATTTGAGAAGGAGGAGGTGGCAAAGAAGGGTGTAAGACATAAGAGTATCATACTTTTTCATATAAGTGTGTGTGCACACTTCTTAAGAGGAAAACTTAATACATACTGAGATACTGAAGGTCCAGATGCCAGACCTGTGGGGTTAACTGTGGTTTCTGGGTGCTGTgactgtaggtttttttttttcattgtatttttctgATTTCCAACTGTAGGACATTGAGCAGATACTGTTTTCATAAtaaggaaaaattattattttaaacttgaTGAAATTATGACAACTCAAAACATGGGATGTCACTAAATTCTACTTAAAGGTGAATTTATAATCTTAAATatgtcaggaaagaaaaaaggctaAAAATCAATCATATAAGTAAGAAAGAAGCTggaaaaacaacagcaaattATACCTGaggaaagcagaaggaaagaaataacaatcAGAGGAGcacaaaataaaggaagagaaaagaaaacccaacagAGAGACAGCAACCAGCACTGACactgtgaagaaagaaaacagacgaACAGTGCAAGACTGGGCGGGACGAGCAGAGGACACATAAAGGCCAGCGTGGGGTGAAGGCGTGTGTTAACATACATCCTGTAGGCGCAAAAGGACCAATAAGATGGCTCTGTGGACAACTCTATGCAAATACATTACATAGTTTGTATGAAATGGAGGATTCTGAGAAAAGTACAACATACCAAACTGGACACATGAAGAAACGGAAAATCTTAATAGTCCTATATCTATTACAAAATTGAatctttagttaaaaataatcCCACAAAAGAACTTCAGGCCTAGGTGGATTCACCTGACTTCTAAggaacatttaaggaagaaacaaaggCCCAACATACAAAACATTTCTGGAGAATAGACACAGTGACGGTGACCACACGCTTTGTGAGGACAACACAGTTCTTTCAAAACCTGATGAGGACACTGAAAGACGGGAAGGTTGCAGGCCAACCCCTCTCCTAAAGAGCAATACAAaacttctaaacaaaatattaaccgTTTTATTGTAGTGATATAAAGTATTCAATCAATATTAACACCAACAAATCATGAAAACGTGTAGCAAACTAGAAATGTAAGGGAAATGCGAAATGCGATAGAAGGTGAGAAAATCCCGCAGGGACACTGCACGTGGAGCCCTCACCCTGCTGCTTCCCTGCTGGAGGCCCTGGCGATGCAACAAGAGGAGGGAAAGTGTCAGACCTCACGGGGACGCCAGCTACAGACGGCACCACTGTAAGTCCAAGAGGCCCCCAGGCCCTACAGACAGGCTGCATGGGAGCCTGCAGACACAGAAGCAGGACGCGAGTGCGGCAAGGAGGACGCTCACCCGCACGGCAACCAGGGTCGCAAGGTAATGCTGGCGAGCGCCAAGTCTGGCAGAGAGCACCAACCCCAAGGACCCCACCGGACACTGGAACTGCAGCCCCAGAGCAGCAGGGAGCCTCGCTGTCCCTGGGCCTCCCCGTAATGAGGGCTCCGCAGAGGCCGAAGCAGGGGCGCCCATGCTGCCCTGGGGTCAGCAGACGTGGCACCCGAGTCTCCACCTCAGCTCATGCCCCTGCATCACTCCCAGGGCTCACGCTCCCGGAGGTGGGGGAGTCCTTCTGCTTCTGGACAGCACGGCACCGTCCGGGACGCTCACCATGGGCTCGTGCAGGAGGCAATGGCTGGGGACATCCGGCTCCCGGGGCCAGAGGTCACACGGCCACCCTGCTCTTTCCGCGTCTTGTTCGTGGTAACTGACAGGACTAATTACTTGCTCTGAAGAAATACTCATCACTCAATGCCCTTTCGACACTACGTATTTGTTGCTTGAGTCTCTCGTTTTCTCACAGATGAGGGACAGCGGTTACTGCAGGAGGACTTCACCACCCTAATTGTGTGCTACCCGACATGGGCTCACATCTACCTCGGCAGCCGGTGCTTAGAGGCCTTTTCCCCAAAGGAGACATCTTCGTGTCTGTTTCCTAAGTACAACATCTTGATGCGACTTAGCGTGGAGAATATCCAGTTAACTCACACAGACATGGttcaatatttcttttgaaaaacagtaATGCATGTTAATACCTAGATATGATATGTAGGCATTACAATCGATACAAAGAtctgttgattttcttcttttaacatttccagCATAACCTATAGATCACTGGGCAATGGCTACACATAattgaacataattttttttaacatctttatgggagtataattgctttacagtgttgtgctagtttctgttgtataacaaagtgaatcagctatacgtatacatatattcccatatctcttccctcttgtgtctccctccctcccaccctccctatcccacccctctaggtggtcacaaagcatgagctgatctccctgtgctatgtggctgcttcccactagctatctatattacatttggtagtgtgtatatgtccatgccactctctcacttcgtcccagcttccccttccccctctccgtgtcctcaagtctattctctatgtctgcgcctttattcctgtcctgcccctaggttcatcagaaccattttttttttttagattccacatagatgtgttagcatacagtatttgtttttctctttctgacttgcttcactctgtatgacagactctatgtccatcctcactacaaataactcaatttcatttctttttatggctgagtaatattccattgtatatatgtgccacatctcctttatccattcatctgtcgacggacacttaggttgcttccatgtcctggctatagtatatagagctgcaatgcacattgtggcacatgactctttttgaatgatggttttctcagggtatgtgcccaggagtgggattgctgggttgtatgtgtagtcctatttttagttttttaaggaacctccatactgttctccatagtggctgtgtcaatttacattcccaccaacagtgcaaaagcgttcccttttctccacaccccctccagcatttgttgtttgtagattttctgatgatgcccattctaactggtgtgaggtgatacctcatcgtagctttgatgtgcatttctctaataactagtgatgttgagcattctttcatgtgtttgttggcaatctgtatatcttctttggagaaatgtctatttaggtcttctgcccatttttggattgggttgtttgtttttctgatattgagctgcatgagctacttgtatattttggagattaatcccttgtcagttgcttttaaaaagaacGTAGCTGTTTGGCTGGGTTACATGCAGAACTCCGAGTAATGTAACATAATTTATAAAGATatggaaaaatgataaatttgaccCTTTATAACATTTTCTACCCCAAACATACCAGACCTTTTCATGATTCTTCATTCTCTGTCGAAAATTAAATCGTTCCTCTTGTTTATGAGCCAAACTTTTCTTACCAGTTCAAATCTCAAGTGCTTTATAAGACTTCCCAAGGTTAGCTTCTCCATCCGCTGTGCTCCTATGGCGCTTGGTCTCTATCGCTAATAACACTTAGTACTGAATGACAAAGTCTGTTACTGACTTTATTCCACTCCCTAACCTCTAAGCTCTACAGCAGTAAGGGTTGTGTTATCATCACGGTTGTTCCTCCAATGTCTGACACACAAGGTTCAAACAAAGAGCTCGTTATATCAGATCCAGCCACGGTGCAGAAAGAGACGGTGCAATCAGGGGACAGAACCCATGTGCTCTGGAAGTCAAGAGCAAAAGCTGCTTATTTATCGTTTCCACAAATATGAATCTACTGTCCTTTGGAGACTGAAGTATGGCTACATGTGGTGCATTTAAATCTGCTGATCATCAGAGTCACTCCTCGGTATTCATACAACCAGAAAGGACTCTCATAGTCAGGCTTTCTCTCTCCCAGTCAGATAGATTAGGGTGAACTTAGGTAGGAAGTCTGGGTCTCTTGACTTTTTACTAACAGGGAGTTCCTTGGGCTGTCAATGAGTTAAGCCAAGTCTCACACGCAGCCAATGGCTTCTATGGCCCAGGACAAAGCAGGGAGCAGGGCGTAAGGTCACCTTCACAAGGTCAGCCTCTGGACACAGAGGAGATCCATCACTCTGGCTCTACCATGACCAATTGCTAGTTCACACCGGATGCTTTTGTTGCAAGTAGTCTCCTGTTTGGCTCTGATTACCTTGAGATTAAGAATCTGACTGGCTGTGAAAATGCAATGGAATTTACATTCAGAATTCGCCAGATTCTTATGCTACCTCATTATTTTAGGATACAGATGGTGTCAAATCCTAAAAGTCACTGCCAAGATTGATGTCGAGGAGCTTACCACttacgttttcttctaggagttttatggtttcagttcttacattcaggtcttacatttattttgagttagtttttgtgtatggtgcgaGACAgggttctagtttcattcttttgcatgtggctgtccagttttcccaacaccatttattgaagaaactgtcctttccccattgtacagtcttggctcctttgttgtaaattaattgaccatatatgtgtgggtttatttctgggctctctattctgttccattggtctatgtgtatgtttttatgccaatatcacacCGTtctgattactgcagctttgtaatatagtttgaggTCAGAAAGCATGttacctctagctttgttcttctttctcaagattgctttggctattcagggtcttttgtggttccatacaaattttaagattatttgttccaTTTCTGTGAGAAATTcccttggaattttgatagggattgcactgaatctgtagattgctttgggtagtatggacattttaacaatagtaattcttccaatctacgagcatgaaatatctttccatttatttacatttgtcattgtcaatttccttcatcaatgtcttatagttttcatgtatagatctttcacctccattaaatttattcctatctaggaattttattctttttgatgcaattgtaaattgggctgttttcctaatttctgatagttcattgttagtgtaaagaaatgaaactgatctTTGTAAactgattttgtaccctgcaacttgactgaattcatttgttcattctaacaggtttttttttttttggtggagtctttagggtttttagTATATaaaaccatgtcatctgcaaatagactcagttttacttcttccttcctaatttagaggtcttttatttctttttcttgtctaattgcttcggctaggacttccaatactatgctgaataaagTGCCAAGAGTGGACATCTTCATCTTAAATAATTTCCCACCTTCTTTTCTCAGTATCTCTTTATGGAATGTCTATTAGTTGAAGAAATATTAATCAATAAATTTTATTAGTTGAAGAAATATTAATCAATATCCAAAGAAGTATTCATAATCTGTTCTATTATTGTAATGCATTCGCTTAACAATAAGCTAAGGTGGTGTACGGGTTTACCAAGATCTAAATATTTCTCTAATCCAAGTTTCTTATGAATATGTGCCAACAATGGTTTGGAAATTAAGTAtatactttaagaaaataaatggcaATCTGAACaactgtgggttttctttttttataaagacAGGTTAAAGAGCTGTGCAGACTCCACtggtaaattatttcaaaattaatattcTGACCCACATAGTCCTTGGTCAATCATACATCTAAAGCTATGCAAGCTCACGCCACTGTGACTGAGAGGAATCCAGGGTATCAGGTGTGTGTGCCAATAAGatgccaaagaaacaaaaacatgagCGTACAAAATAGTTCTAGAAACAATCTAGGCCTTTTTAGGTGCTCTAAGAACGCATGAACTCTCTTCCGTGTCTAGCCTTTTATGTCACATTGTTGACAGTGCATGGCAGAGGCAGCTGGTCTAAGTGAGGGTTCTCGACTCACTGAGAGAAAAGAGTGGTTCAGAATGACACCACCTCTACTGTCCCTCAGATGCCCCCAAGTAACCTGTGAGAAAGGAAAGGCTTTCACACAATTACATGTCTTAAGTCTCATTTCAATAAATCACCGGGACAAGAATGAAAGCCTGCTAACTCTGAGTCTGGCTTTGCTGCGCCCTTGAGAGAGTATGTGTATGGAACGTGGCGCCGGTCAGAGAATCTCTGCTGAGAGCCTGCCTAGGACTCTACCTTGACTCCGGTGGCCTCCGGTGAAAACTGCACCTTATTAGTCAAACAAGCTAGAGTGCCTGCTGTGCTCTGCACCTGGGAAGCTCAGAGAAATCACGCATCAGGGTTTCTTCAGCCCAAACAGAGCCAGTGAGATCTGAAGATGGATCTGCCTTAGAACTGCGGCCTAAAgctgtcaaaac is a window encoding:
- the ERICH1 gene encoding glutamate-rich protein 1 isoform X1; this translates as MAALRRHVFVGKVLKKLYPEVPRGQEKRAPVSPACRNPPEKVAPERVKGGGIPPMTGGDTQVQPARRLYTVGLPPEGWVPPPPEAPSCSSPESSSSGEDIGDQDLQAQPKRRRIRKHNSKKKFKNPSNIPLEQAELEKQQSILQEKLQPHSHSHTDGPTISKNKKRKLKKKQQIKRKKAAGLLTGVSGVNFMYQPEETSSEQGDMRVSDGEDGADGEGGGPDAEEEGATDAGKEEVKSTNEKADDILNFLKSTQEIYFYDGVSKDSDSAVFMETSGELFKYLETHSMPSSDVFILDHMKTLLLLQDTERLKSALEVFPEHCRMPPDYARVISAFFNYWITHILPEKNNE